The sequence below is a genomic window from Haloterrigena turkmenica DSM 5511.
TTCCGAACGAGCCCGCCGTGATCTCGTAGTGGGTTTCGAGGCGCGGGTTGAACTTCGCCTTGTACCGGTTGATGCTCGGGACGCCGGCGCCGACGAGGTCGTATCGCTCGAGCCCGTCGCGAAGACCGTCGCGCATGACGTGCCAGTCGAGCAGGTCGTTGATCGGGACATCGACGTCGGTGTCGGGTTTGACGCCGCCCTGCCACCGGTAGCGGGTCCGCTCGGACTCGACGACGAGGATGCCGCCGACGAACGCCCCGTCGACGCGACAGACGTACGGCCGGATCGCGCCGTCGGGCAGCCGTTCGTACATCGAACGGGCGAACGCCGTGCTCAGCTGGAACGGCTTGCCCTGACTCTCGTAGCGGGCCGCGACCTGCTCGACGATGCGATCGACGTCGTCCCCGTCGCCCTCTTCGACGACGTACGCGTCCGGATCGGCGTTACGGACGTTGCTCCGCGCGTCGCTGCTGAACCGCTTCAACAGGTCGTCCTCGCTTCCCTCGAGGTCGACGACGTAGGTGTAGCCCGGCTCGACGGTGTACTCGTTCCAGGCGAACGTCCGGAGGTCGTCGAACTCGGCGGTGACGAACTTGGCGTACACCGGCGAGATTTTCCGATCGATGTAGGCGAGACTACCCTCGAGGAACCGCCGCGTTCGGCGGTCGGCCTTGCGCTGTTTGAGTTTGTCGACGTTCAACAGCGCCGGTCCGAGGTAACACGACCACGAGAACGGCGCTGGCGAGAACGCTCCGGTGATCGGTCCCTTGGCGTACTCGAAGACGGGGAAGAGCCCGACCGGCTCTTGGCCCTTAAACCCGACGAGCAGGTGCGGCGTCGACCCGGTGTCCGTCGCCTGCAGTCGGAGCGCTTCGGCTCGGTAAAACGGGTTCGTCCCGTCCGAGCGCTCGACGTATCGGTTCCACTCGTCGGCGTCGGCCCGCGGATCGAGCGTCGTTACTTCGATACTCATCGTCAGAGATACCCCAGATCCGAGAGGTGGTCTTCGACGGCCCCGTCGTCGGTCGCGCGGATCGGATCGGGTTCGTAATCCGGGTACGTCGTCTCCTCTCCGGCGTCGACGACCGGCAAGGTCGTGCCGTCCATCTCGGCGTCGACCGGCACGTCGAACAGCGCACAGACCGTCGGCGCGACGTCGAAGATCGTCGCCCCCTCGAGCGAGGCCGATTCGTCGACGTCGCTGCCCGCGGCGGCGACGATGCCGGTTCGCTTGTGGTTCCACGGCTCCATCGGCTCGCCGAACTGCTCGGTTCCGACGTCGGCGACGATCGCGTTGTCGAAGTCTGCGGGAACCGTCAGAATGTCCGGCGCCTCGTCGACGTACGGTCCCTCGAAGTACGTCTCTCGGGGCTCGACGGCCTCGAACATCGGCTCTCCGTCGGGCGTTCGAACGGCCGAGAGCCGGTCGATCAGCTCCGATCTGACCGCCTCGTAGTCGGATTCGGGCACCTGCCCGTTGGGCTCGCGACCCTCGAGGTTGATCCGGACGCCGAGTTCGCTCTTCGAGCGGACGTACGCCGTCGACTCGGGGAAGTCGACCCGCTCGCTCGCCGCCCGAATCATCCCGTTCGGAACTCGCTCGCCGATCGGCTCCTTCAGTCCGACCCGCTCGAGCGCGGCGGCGACTCGCTGGGTCGTAATCCCGGCCTTCGCGGCGGCGTTCATCGCTCGCTCGAGCGCGCTCGTCCCGCCGTCGGCGGCCTCGCTGTCGCCACCGCTCTCCCCCTCGAGCAGTTCGTTCTCCCACGTCGTCGACCAGTTCGGCATGCCGCCGCCGCTCTCGACCGCGACGGACCCCTGCTCGCGCAGGAACTCGTTGACGCGGAACTCGTGGCCCGTCACTTTGCCGATCCCGTGATCGCTGACGAGCAGGACGTTCTCCGGGTCGGTTTCCGCGAGCGTCTCCCGCAGCTGTCGATCGACCGCCCGGTAGACGGCCTCGACGGCCGCCTTGTCGCCCGGCCGCTCGTGGAAGACCGTGTCGGTCGCCTGAAACTGGAGGAATCCGAACTCGGGCTCGATCCGTCGCGCGAGGTATCGGAACGCGGAGCCGCGGTCCTCGATCGTGCGCTCGTAGCCCTCGATCGACTGGTCCGGCGCGTCGGTCCCCTGCGGATAGACGTGATAGCCGTCACCGGCCAGTTTCACGTCCTCGAGGATCCCCTCCGGATGACAGGGCGGATCCTCCGGCGCGGTCATGCCCGGAATCAGCGCGCCGTCGAACTCCCGCGGCGGATGGGTGACGGGGACGTTGACCACGACACTCGAGAGGCCGTACTCACTGAGCAACTCCCAGATCGGCCGCTCCCGAACGTGGGTCGCGTTCACCACGTCCCAGTCGTAGCCGTCGAACGAGAGGAAGTCGTAGACGCCGTGTTTTCCCGGATTCTTCCCCGTGTAGACCGACGGCCAGGCGCTCGCCGTCCACGGCGGGATCTGTGACTCCAGCGGGCCACTGGTCCCGGTCTTGATCAGTCGTTCGATCGTCGGAATCTCGTCCGCCTCGAACAGCGGCTCGAGCACCGACCGACAGCTCCCGTCGAGCCCGACCACGAGCAGCTCGAGTTCGGTTTCGGTTGCCGAAGCTCCCATGGAGACGAGAGAGGGGATACCTCTGTTTTGTTATTCGATTAGTTTGGCCGCCGTATGTTC
It includes:
- a CDS encoding lipid II:glycine glycyltransferase FemX; protein product: MSIEVTTLDPRADADEWNRYVERSDGTNPFYRAEALRLQATDTGSTPHLLVGFKGQEPVGLFPVFEYAKGPITGAFSPAPFSWSCYLGPALLNVDKLKQRKADRRTRRFLEGSLAYIDRKISPVYAKFVTAEFDDLRTFAWNEYTVEPGYTYVVDLEGSEDDLLKRFSSDARSNVRNADPDAYVVEEGDGDDVDRIVEQVAARYESQGKPFQLSTAFARSMYERLPDGAIRPYVCRVDGAFVGGILVVESERTRYRWQGGVKPDTDVDVPINDLLDWHVMRDGLRDGLERYDLVGAGVPSINRYKAKFNPRLETHYEITAGSFGIDLLIDRYRKHS
- a CDS encoding alkaline phosphatase family protein, whose product is MGASATETELELLVVGLDGSCRSVLEPLFEADEIPTIERLIKTGTSGPLESQIPPWTASAWPSVYTGKNPGKHGVYDFLSFDGYDWDVVNATHVRERPIWELLSEYGLSSVVVNVPVTHPPREFDGALIPGMTAPEDPPCHPEGILEDVKLAGDGYHVYPQGTDAPDQSIEGYERTIEDRGSAFRYLARRIEPEFGFLQFQATDTVFHERPGDKAAVEAVYRAVDRQLRETLAETDPENVLLVSDHGIGKVTGHEFRVNEFLREQGSVAVESGGGMPNWSTTWENELLEGESGGDSEAADGGTSALERAMNAAAKAGITTQRVAAALERVGLKEPIGERVPNGMIRAASERVDFPESTAYVRSKSELGVRINLEGREPNGQVPESDYEAVRSELIDRLSAVRTPDGEPMFEAVEPRETYFEGPYVDEAPDILTVPADFDNAIVADVGTEQFGEPMEPWNHKRTGIVAAAGSDVDESASLEGATIFDVAPTVCALFDVPVDAEMDGTTLPVVDAGEETTYPDYEPDPIRATDDGAVEDHLSDLGYL